In a single window of the Pandoraea pulmonicola genome:
- the acpS gene encoding holo-ACP synthase, producing MTRTNGRFAERILGPEELKVYHARRNRSEARGLAYLCTRFAAKEAVSKAIGLGMRWPMTWRAVQTLNAPSGKPMVVVSEELAQWLAERQLSIEISITDEKDYAVAFAIASRNIASEKT from the coding sequence ATGACGCGCACGAACGGACGCTTTGCCGAGCGCATCCTCGGGCCGGAGGAACTCAAGGTTTATCACGCCCGTCGAAATCGCTCCGAGGCTCGTGGACTGGCGTACCTGTGCACGCGTTTCGCGGCGAAGGAAGCCGTCTCCAAGGCGATCGGACTGGGTATGCGCTGGCCGATGACCTGGCGTGCGGTGCAGACGCTCAACGCGCCGTCGGGCAAACCGATGGTGGTGGTCTCGGAGGAGCTGGCGCAATGGCTGGCCGAGCGCCAGCTGTCCATCGAGATTTCGATCACGGACGAGAAAGACTACGCGGTCGCGTTCGCGATCGCTTCACGCAACATTGCATCGGAGAAAACGTAA
- the pdxJ gene encoding pyridoxine 5'-phosphate synthase: MSLFFHGSPIDLGVNIDHVATVRNARGTTYPDPIKAALLAEEAGADVITLHLREDRRHIRDDDVTNLRDKLRTRMNLECAVTEEMLRIACGVKPHDVCLVPERRQELTTEGGLDVVGLYDRVAAATRQLSEAGSRVSLFIDPDEAPIRAAARMGAPVVELHTGRYAEAHDEATREAEFARIERAVALGISLGLRVNAGHGLHYENVQPIAAIEGISELNIGHAIVGHAIFAGWENAVREMKAIMVASRLAARG, from the coding sequence ATGAGCCTCTTCTTCCACGGCAGCCCCATCGATCTGGGCGTCAACATCGATCACGTGGCGACGGTGCGCAATGCGCGCGGCACGACCTATCCCGATCCGATCAAGGCGGCGTTGCTGGCCGAAGAGGCCGGTGCGGACGTCATCACGCTGCACTTGCGTGAAGACCGCCGTCATATTCGCGATGACGATGTGACGAATCTGCGCGATAAACTGCGCACGCGCATGAACCTGGAATGCGCCGTGACCGAAGAGATGCTGAGGATTGCGTGCGGCGTCAAACCGCATGACGTCTGCCTGGTGCCGGAGCGCCGTCAGGAGCTGACGACCGAAGGCGGGCTCGACGTCGTCGGCCTGTACGACCGTGTGGCGGCGGCAACGCGGCAGTTGAGCGAGGCGGGCAGCCGCGTGTCGCTGTTCATCGATCCGGACGAGGCGCCGATTCGCGCTGCCGCCCGCATGGGGGCGCCGGTGGTCGAGCTGCATACGGGCCGTTACGCCGAGGCGCACGATGAAGCCACGCGTGAAGCCGAGTTCGCTCGCATCGAACGCGCGGTGGCCCTGGGCATTTCGCTCGGACTGCGCGTCAACGCGGGGCACGGTCTGCACTATGAGAACGTGCAGCCGATTGCTGCCATCGAAGGCATTTCCGAACTGAATATCGGACACGCCATTGTCGGGCATGCGATCTTCGCGGGATGGGAGAACGCCGTGCGCGAGATGAAGGCCATCATGGTCGCGAGCCGACTGGCCGCGCGCGGCTGA
- the recO gene encoding DNA repair protein RecO produces MATSELDTAREEIAAPDDLTSAGADRQAAPATLANSPRAPRTGARTVRRTGSARARAVDDDASETFQEAEASTETARGTTKRTRRAPSPARAAEREQSRVTEQPGFVLHSYPYRETSLIIDVLTRDHGRIALVAKGAKRPHSALRGVLQTFQPLSLAWLGKGELRTLTKAEWVGGLRPLEGDALLSGFYLNELLVKFCARDDPHDKLFQHYLATLHHLAHGEPAGVILRAFERVLLRETGYAVAFDRCTQTRGKVSAERRYVFHPDWGVRPARGDEPSDWPVVIGQTLLDMEQDDYSRAQTVQQSKLLMRFLLNHHLGGVPLNTRQILLDLQKL; encoded by the coding sequence ATGGCTACGAGTGAGCTCGATACCGCACGTGAGGAGATTGCCGCGCCGGACGACCTGACGTCTGCCGGGGCGGACAGGCAAGCTGCGCCGGCGACGTTGGCCAATTCGCCGCGTGCACCTCGCACGGGAGCGCGCACCGTGCGCCGCACGGGCAGCGCCCGCGCGCGCGCCGTGGATGACGACGCCTCCGAGACCTTCCAGGAGGCCGAGGCTTCCACCGAAACCGCCAGGGGAACGACCAAACGTACGCGGCGTGCACCGTCGCCCGCCCGGGCGGCCGAGCGCGAACAAAGCCGCGTGACCGAGCAACCGGGCTTCGTGCTGCACAGCTATCCCTATCGCGAAACGAGTCTGATCATCGACGTGCTCACGCGCGATCATGGGCGGATTGCCCTCGTCGCCAAGGGGGCGAAGCGTCCGCATTCCGCGCTGCGCGGTGTGTTGCAGACGTTTCAGCCGCTCTCGCTCGCGTGGCTCGGCAAGGGCGAGCTGCGCACGCTGACCAAGGCCGAGTGGGTCGGCGGCCTGCGTCCGCTCGAAGGCGACGCGCTGCTCTCCGGCTTCTACCTCAACGAATTGCTCGTGAAGTTCTGTGCGCGAGACGATCCGCACGACAAGCTGTTCCAGCACTATCTCGCGACGCTGCACCATCTCGCGCATGGCGAGCCGGCGGGCGTCATCCTGCGGGCATTCGAGCGTGTGCTGCTGCGCGAGACTGGGTATGCGGTGGCGTTCGACCGTTGCACGCAGACCCGCGGCAAGGTGAGCGCCGAGCGCCGTTACGTGTTCCATCCCGACTGGGGCGTGCGACCGGCGCGCGGCGACGAGCCGTCCGACTGGCCGGTGGTGATTGGACAAACGCTGCTGGATATGGAGCAAGACGATTACTCGCGAGCGCAGACCGTGCAACAAAGCAAGCTGCTCATGCGCTTTCTTCTCAACCACCACCTGGGCGGCGTTCCGCTCAATACCCGGCAGATCCTGCTCGACCTGCAAAAACTATGA